The proteins below come from a single Synechococcus sp. WH 8101 genomic window:
- a CDS encoding SIS domain-containing protein — protein MSALTRCLQEEAAAIAAAAERLSGGQVEGALELLERCADRKAKLVITGVGKSGIVARKIAATFSSIGLMALYLNPLDALHGDLGVVAPDDVCLLLSNSGETSELLEVLPHLKRRGTARIALVGRSDSSLARGSDVVLEASVDREVCPLNLAPTASTAVAMAIGDALAAVWMERRGISPADFALNHPAGSLGKQLTMTVADLMVPAAQLPPLQPTTPLPEVIGRLTQGAIGSGWVEDPQQAGRLIGLITDGDLRRALRNHGSDRWASLTATDLMTADPITVAADLLAVEALQRMEHNRRKPIGVLPVVDASDRLQGLLRLHDLVQAGLA, from the coding sequence TTGTCTGCCCTCACCCGCTGCCTGCAGGAAGAGGCGGCCGCCATCGCCGCCGCTGCCGAACGCCTGAGCGGTGGGCAGGTGGAAGGGGCCCTGGAACTGCTGGAGCGCTGCGCCGACCGGAAGGCCAAGCTGGTGATCACCGGCGTGGGCAAGAGCGGCATCGTGGCGCGCAAGATCGCCGCCACCTTCTCTTCGATCGGCCTGATGGCCCTCTATCTCAATCCCCTCGATGCCCTGCACGGCGATCTGGGGGTGGTGGCCCCCGACGACGTCTGCCTGCTGCTCTCCAACAGCGGTGAAACCAGTGAACTGCTGGAGGTGCTGCCCCACCTGAAGCGTCGCGGCACCGCCCGGATCGCCCTGGTGGGCCGCTCGGACTCCTCCCTGGCCCGCGGCAGCGATGTGGTGCTGGAGGCATCGGTGGATCGGGAGGTGTGCCCCCTCAACCTCGCCCCTACCGCCAGCACAGCGGTGGCGATGGCGATCGGCGACGCCCTGGCGGCGGTGTGGATGGAGCGGCGCGGAATCTCCCCCGCCGATTTCGCCCTCAATCACCCGGCCGGCTCCCTGGGCAAACAGCTCACCATGACCGTGGCCGACCTGATGGTGCCCGCAGCCCAACTGCCCCCGCTGCAGCCCACCACCCCTCTGCCCGAGGTGATCGGCCGCCTCACCCAGGGGGCGATCGGCAGCGGCTGGGTGGAGGATCCCCAGCAGGCGGGCCGATTGATCGGCCTGATCACCGACGGCGACCTGCGCCGTGCCCTGCGCAACCACGGCAGCGATCGCTGGGCCAGCCTCACCGCCACCGACCTGATGACCGCCGACCCGATCACCGTGGCCGCCGATCTGCTGGCGGTGGAAGCGCTCCAGCGCATGGAACACAACCGGCGCAAACCGATCGGGGTGCTGCCGGTGGTGGATGCCAGCGACCGGCTTCAGGGGCTGCTACGGCTGCACGATCTGGTGCAGGCGGGGCTGGCCTGA
- a CDS encoding CCA tRNA nucleotidyltransferase has product MPIPAAISLPGIPASLLEALQAEVRRQGLGVLALVGGAVRDALLHHEHRDPWRGLPDLDLVVEGSSERLAQGLRQQLGPERVSELRVHGRFGTVEMVVDGVLLDLAQARQERYPAPGENPMVEPGPLLEDLARRDFSVNAMALLLTPDSGPATGALPLSTLLDPHGGRQHLAQRQLMFLHPSSVADDPTRVIRAARYAARLGFSLAPQALDQLQRTLQAWPWRWRPGEDPASAPPALATRLRMELELLLEREAWAVALAQLQAWGALVLLDPLLQQHPRALQRRLRWAARLQLPLLSALVAGADAPLELAARLQLPHQQQRWLEELVDFQAWLTEQVLPEAWQAWSPARWCAALETRPWPPDVVALAVSLQGPCWRPLLRWWGRWRHVTPPCSARELMATGLQPGPQLGEALRRLRLQRLEAMR; this is encoded by the coding sequence ATGCCCATCCCGGCTGCCATCAGCCTCCCGGGCATTCCTGCGTCATTGCTTGAGGCCCTGCAGGCGGAGGTGCGGCGGCAGGGGCTGGGCGTGCTGGCGTTGGTGGGGGGCGCGGTGCGGGATGCCCTGCTTCATCACGAGCATCGCGATCCCTGGCGTGGCCTGCCTGACCTTGATCTGGTGGTGGAGGGATCCAGTGAGCGCCTGGCCCAAGGGTTGCGGCAGCAGCTGGGGCCGGAGCGGGTGAGCGAGCTGCGGGTGCATGGGCGCTTCGGCACGGTGGAGATGGTGGTGGATGGGGTGCTGCTCGACCTGGCGCAGGCGCGGCAGGAGCGTTACCCCGCACCGGGCGAGAACCCTATGGTGGAGCCCGGGCCGCTGCTGGAGGATTTGGCGCGCCGGGATTTCAGCGTCAATGCGATGGCGCTGCTGCTCACTCCGGATTCAGGCCCTGCCACTGGTGCGCTGCCGCTGTCGACGCTGCTCGATCCCCATGGTGGCCGCCAGCACCTGGCGCAGCGGCAATTGATGTTTCTGCATCCCAGCAGCGTGGCCGACGACCCCACCCGAGTGATCCGGGCGGCCCGTTACGCCGCCCGCCTCGGCTTCAGCCTCGCCCCGCAGGCGCTTGATCAGCTGCAACGCACGCTTCAGGCCTGGCCCTGGCGTTGGCGCCCTGGCGAGGATCCGGCCAGCGCCCCACCGGCGCTCGCCACCCGCTTGCGCATGGAGCTTGAGCTGCTGTTGGAGCGGGAGGCCTGGGCTGTGGCCCTCGCCCAGCTCCAGGCCTGGGGTGCCCTGGTGCTGCTGGATCCGCTCCTGCAACAGCACCCCCGGGCGCTGCAGCGGCGCCTGCGTTGGGCTGCAAGGTTGCAGCTTCCCCTGCTCAGCGCCCTCGTGGCCGGGGCCGACGCACCGCTGGAATTGGCCGCGCGTCTGCAGTTGCCGCACCAGCAGCAACGCTGGCTCGAGGAGCTGGTCGACTTTCAGGCTTGGCTCACGGAGCAGGTGCTGCCTGAGGCCTGGCAGGCCTGGAGCCCGGCCCGTTGGTGTGCGGCCTTGGAGACACGGCCCTGGCCTCCAGACGTGGTGGCACTGGCGGTGAGCCTGCAAGGACCGTGTTGGCGGCCCCTGCTGCGCTGGTGGGGCCGCTGGCGTCACGTGACGCCACCTTGCTCGGCCAGGGAGCTGATGGCCACCGGGCTGCAGCCGGGGCCCCAGCTGGGGGAGGCGTTGCGCCGTTTGCGCCTGCAGCGGCTGGAAGCGATGCGATGA
- a CDS encoding glycosyltransferase, with the protein MSLQRLLVFAPTRRAASETFVRATLAGLPCEVVAYFGDECPLGQPDRLAYGLAVLLSKVCTRLGWLKLAGWPAAQVARGLIDRHRPDLVLAEFGFHAVRVMEACPRARVPLVVHFRGSDLSAAGKLGVLRERYRRLMQLAAGLICKSQPMARTLRELGGDPQRILISASGANAALFTAGDAAAAPAIALAVGRFVEKKGPLLTIRAFARMPLGELWMVGEGPLLPAARRLVAELGLEDRVRFLGTQTQEQVAALMRRVRVFVQHSLVAADGDSEGNPVAVMEAQLSALPVVATRHAGIPEVVLEGVTGWLVEEGDVDAMALALERLLVEPALAARLGAAGRERVLARFTLDHHLQDLMAFLERVAADEV; encoded by the coding sequence ATGAGTCTGCAGCGGTTGCTGGTGTTCGCGCCGACGCGGCGCGCGGCCTCGGAAACCTTTGTGCGGGCGACGCTGGCCGGCCTCCCCTGCGAGGTGGTGGCCTACTTCGGCGATGAGTGTCCCCTGGGGCAGCCTGATCGCCTCGCCTATGGCCTGGCGGTGCTGCTCAGCAAGGTGTGCACGCGGCTGGGTTGGCTGAAGCTGGCGGGTTGGCCGGCGGCTCAGGTGGCCAGGGGGTTGATTGATCGTCATCGGCCCGATCTGGTGCTGGCGGAATTCGGCTTCCATGCCGTGCGGGTGATGGAGGCCTGCCCACGCGCCCGCGTGCCGCTGGTGGTGCATTTCCGGGGCTCCGATCTTTCGGCCGCCGGCAAATTGGGAGTGTTGCGTGAGCGTTACCGGCGGCTGATGCAGCTGGCGGCTGGCCTGATCTGCAAATCCCAGCCAATGGCCCGTACCCTGCGCGAGCTGGGGGGGGATCCGCAGCGGATTCTGATCAGTGCTTCCGGGGCGAATGCCGCCCTGTTCACCGCTGGCGATGCGGCAGCAGCTCCAGCCATTGCACTGGCGGTGGGGCGGTTTGTCGAGAAGAAAGGGCCCTTGCTCACGATTCGCGCCTTTGCCCGTATGCCCCTCGGGGAGCTGTGGATGGTGGGAGAGGGGCCCTTGCTGCCTGCGGCTCGGCGTTTGGTGGCGGAGCTCGGCCTGGAGGATCGGGTGCGGTTTCTCGGCACGCAGACCCAGGAGCAGGTGGCGGCGCTGATGCGCCGGGTGCGCGTCTTCGTGCAGCATTCCCTGGTGGCGGCTGATGGCGACAGTGAGGGCAATCCGGTGGCAGTGATGGAGGCCCAGTTGAGCGCCCTGCCGGTGGTGGCCACCCGGCATGCGGGCATCCCCGAGGTGGTGCTCGAGGGCGTCACCGGTTGGCTGGTGGAGGAGGGCGATGTGGACGCCATGGCGCTGGCGCTGGAGCGACTGCTGGTCGAGCCGGCCCTGGCGGCTCGCCTGGGTGCGGCCGGCCGGGAGCGGGTGCTGGCCCGCTTCACCCTCGACCATCATCTGCAGGATCTGATGGCGTTCCTGGAGCGCGTCGCGGCGGACGAGGTGTGA
- a CDS encoding sulfotransferase produces the protein MAAPRRLLLIRGLGHSGTTILDLALGAHPAITGLGEAVRLLETPAAGDAHRGPAQLRGPLRFERACTCGAVAAACPVWGPVLDWLPANDHRPLLEKLHHLLDALAPAEDAWVVESYQDDRHLPLLSDPSLEIRVIHLTRDVRSWVHSRARDGRRQGHWLPGLVPLLRWWRLSARHAALFEECGKPVFRLGYEELALAPEASLRRLCHWLELDFDPAMLQPVLHSGSHILAGNRVRFDVEKGRAIHYDADWMGMGAGVAQLALLWPPLARLNRRLVYSGFTAGQR, from the coding sequence ATGGCGGCACCACGCAGATTGCTGTTAATCCGCGGCCTGGGGCACAGCGGCACCACGATCCTTGATCTCGCCCTCGGTGCCCATCCCGCCATCACCGGATTGGGGGAGGCGGTGCGGCTGCTGGAAACGCCGGCGGCGGGCGACGCCCATCGCGGCCCGGCTCAGTTGCGTGGACCGTTGCGCTTTGAACGGGCCTGCACCTGTGGTGCCGTCGCCGCCGCTTGCCCCGTGTGGGGGCCGGTGCTGGATTGGCTCCCGGCCAATGATCACCGGCCGCTGCTGGAGAAGTTGCATCACTTGCTCGATGCGCTGGCACCCGCCGAGGATGCCTGGGTGGTGGAGTCGTATCAGGACGATCGCCATCTACCCCTGCTCAGCGATCCCTCCCTGGAGATCCGGGTGATCCATCTCACCCGTGATGTGCGCAGCTGGGTGCATTCGCGGGCCCGGGATGGCCGCCGCCAGGGGCATTGGCTGCCGGGTCTGGTGCCGCTGCTGCGCTGGTGGCGCCTCAGCGCCCGTCATGCCGCTCTGTTTGAGGAGTGCGGCAAGCCGGTGTTCCGGCTGGGTTATGAGGAGCTGGCGCTGGCACCCGAAGCGAGCCTGCGTCGCCTGTGCCATTGGCTGGAGCTCGACTTCGACCCCGCGATGCTGCAGCCGGTGTTGCACTCCGGTAGCCACATCCTCGCCGGCAATCGGGTGCGCTTCGATGTGGAGAAAGGACGGGCGATTCACTACGACGCCGACTGGATGGGGATGGGCGCCGGGGTGGCACAGCTCGCCCTGCTCTGGCCACCCTTGGCTCGCCTGAATCGCCGTTTGGTTTATTCCGGCTTCACCGCTGGCCAGCGATAG
- the kdsA gene encoding 3-deoxy-8-phosphooctulonate synthase, with translation MAAQQVALGTLSFANDAPFVLIGGVNVLESRDFALEVAGHYRAVCERLHIPLVFKASFDKANRSSIHSYRGPGLSEGLAMLQAVKDRHGIPVITDVHSPEQAAPAAEVCDIIQLPAFLARQTDLVEAMARTGAVINIKKPQFLSPSQMANVVEKFRECGNERLLICERGSSFGYDNLVVDMLGFGVMKRCCNDLPLIFDVTHALQCREPGGAASGGRRNQVLELARAGMAVGLAGLFLESHPDPDQARCDGPSALPLEQLEPFLSQLKAVDQLVKGLPALTIR, from the coding sequence ATGGCCGCGCAGCAGGTCGCCCTCGGCACCCTCTCCTTCGCCAACGATGCCCCCTTCGTGCTGATCGGCGGCGTCAACGTGCTCGAATCGCGCGACTTCGCCCTAGAGGTGGCCGGCCACTACAGAGCGGTGTGCGAGCGCCTCCACATTCCGCTGGTGTTCAAGGCCTCCTTTGACAAGGCCAACCGCTCCTCGATCCACTCCTATCGCGGCCCCGGCCTCAGCGAGGGCCTGGCCATGCTGCAGGCGGTGAAAGACCGCCACGGCATCCCCGTGATCACCGATGTGCACAGCCCGGAGCAAGCCGCACCGGCCGCCGAGGTGTGCGACATCATTCAGCTGCCCGCCTTCCTGGCCCGCCAGACCGATCTGGTGGAGGCGATGGCCCGCACCGGCGCGGTGATCAACATCAAAAAGCCCCAGTTCCTCAGCCCTTCGCAGATGGCGAATGTGGTGGAGAAGTTCCGCGAATGCGGCAACGAACGGCTGCTGATCTGCGAGCGGGGCAGCAGCTTCGGTTACGACAATCTCGTGGTCGACATGCTCGGCTTCGGGGTGATGAAGCGCTGCTGCAACGACCTGCCTCTGATCTTCGATGTGACCCACGCCCTGCAGTGCCGCGAACCGGGCGGTGCCGCCTCCGGTGGGCGCCGCAACCAGGTGCTGGAACTGGCCCGCGCCGGCATGGCCGTGGGCCTGGCTGGTCTGTTCCTCGAATCCCATCCCGATCCCGATCAGGCCCGCTGTGATGGCCCCAGCGCCCTGCCCCTGGAACAGCTCGAGCCCTTCCTCAGCCAGCTCAAGGCCGTGGATCAGCTGGTCAAGGGCCTTCCAGCTCTCACGATCCGATGA
- a CDS encoding sulfotransferase, translating into MTEGQATPGVFLLGVGAQKAGTSWLHQQLHSRPDADFGVLKEYHVHDARTVPELARFRRLDVDIRRPGSWIQPRSWLRQWFIRKPQRYVDYFTWLLQRPRLRSGPVRLTGDITPSYALLSAATLGEIRDAFAQRGIPVRPVFLMRDPIERLISSQRMKLRKQGLRDAATEVATLRQRVTKGRGLRSHYGQTLDALDQAFGLEHCFVGLFETLFTTPTYSGLCHFLGIPYQEPAWGEKVNVSATKTVIPDDLLAEMGRQHADDLKRAQQALPNLDLQRLWPTTSRWTQA; encoded by the coding sequence ATGACTGAGGGCCAAGCAACGCCGGGCGTGTTCCTGCTCGGCGTCGGCGCCCAGAAGGCGGGCACCTCCTGGCTGCATCAGCAGCTGCACAGCCGCCCCGATGCCGATTTCGGGGTGCTGAAGGAATACCACGTGCACGACGCCCGGACGGTGCCCGAACTCGCCCGCTTCCGCCGCCTCGACGTCGACATCCGCCGCCCCGGCAGTTGGATTCAACCCCGCAGCTGGCTGCGCCAGTGGTTCATCCGCAAACCGCAGCGCTACGTCGACTACTTCACCTGGCTGTTGCAACGCCCCCGCCTGCGCAGCGGTCCGGTGCGGCTCACCGGCGACATCACCCCCTCCTATGCCCTGCTCAGCGCCGCCACCCTGGGCGAAATCCGCGACGCTTTCGCGCAGCGGGGCATTCCGGTGCGGCCCGTGTTTCTGATGCGCGATCCGATCGAGCGCCTGATCTCCAGCCAACGGATGAAGCTGCGCAAGCAGGGGCTGCGGGATGCCGCCACAGAAGTGGCCACCCTGCGCCAACGGGTGACCAAAGGACGCGGACTGCGCAGCCACTACGGCCAGACCCTCGACGCTCTCGATCAGGCCTTTGGCTTGGAGCACTGCTTTGTTGGCCTGTTCGAAACCCTGTTCACAACACCCACCTACTCAGGGCTCTGCCACTTCCTTGGCATCCCCTACCAAGAACCCGCCTGGGGAGAGAAGGTAAACGTGAGCGCCACCAAGACGGTGATTCCCGATGACCTGCTGGCAGAGATGGGTCGCCAACACGCCGACGATCTCAAGCGGGCACAACAGGCGCTACCGAATCTGGATCTCCAACGGCTGTGGCCCACCACCAGCCGCTGGACTCAGGCTTGA
- a CDS encoding M48 family metallopeptidase, whose translation MAVLRRATTLVERLAGPRTTQRLLLAMARGTPFWPEGALIGARLCAKKNWFSTSIAIGSLGLKRRPMAPELRLVVADSCLADGQPALALEHAQALIGADPDGFDGYHIASESLLLLGRAPESIALLEQGLQRCADSKQGGRSRHVQRHLQAYARRSWCPLYDLWTQSVLAEACPELEPAKPLVTPLRWRPQAIQYWSQGRPPADVAAYTERWNRVLDSLGLDPVDVFDRSAARSWMASHCPAFLVSFDSAPHYAAESDVFRLAYASVADCLWLDSDLLPAESAAAVLKKALGEDASLLFLKRKVPYLQSSVFMARRGCPFFAAMARSLQGFDYASPEFAGVSRLHLIHDLSFGPARYADTLVQLCEQHQPVQACHHQLPWLQQMQFPQFSLSFFSGPLLVAGGGHRLAYKTTASHWKVWARQQEGA comes from the coding sequence ATGGCGGTGCTGAGGCGTGCCACGACGCTGGTGGAGCGGTTGGCGGGGCCGCGCACTACGCAGCGGCTGCTGTTGGCGATGGCGCGTGGCACGCCGTTCTGGCCTGAAGGTGCGTTGATCGGGGCCCGTCTCTGCGCCAAGAAGAACTGGTTCAGCACCTCGATCGCCATCGGCTCCCTAGGCCTGAAGCGGCGCCCGATGGCGCCCGAATTGCGTTTGGTGGTGGCCGATTCCTGCCTCGCCGACGGCCAGCCGGCGTTGGCGCTGGAGCACGCCCAGGCTCTGATCGGGGCGGACCCCGATGGCTTTGACGGGTATCACATCGCCAGTGAGAGCCTGCTGCTGCTGGGTCGGGCGCCGGAATCGATCGCCCTCCTGGAGCAGGGGCTGCAGCGCTGCGCCGATTCAAAGCAAGGCGGACGCTCCCGCCACGTGCAGCGCCACCTGCAGGCCTATGCCCGGCGCTCGTGGTGTCCGTTGTATGACCTTTGGACACAGTCGGTGTTGGCGGAGGCGTGCCCGGAGCTCGAGCCGGCCAAGCCTCTGGTCACGCCGTTGCGCTGGCGACCCCAGGCCATCCAGTACTGGAGTCAGGGGCGGCCACCGGCGGATGTGGCGGCCTACACCGAGCGCTGGAATCGGGTGCTCGACAGCCTTGGCTTGGATCCAGTCGACGTGTTTGACCGCTCGGCGGCACGGTCGTGGATGGCCAGCCATTGCCCCGCCTTTCTGGTCTCGTTTGACTCGGCACCCCATTACGCCGCCGAATCGGATGTGTTCCGCCTGGCCTATGCCTCGGTGGCCGACTGCCTCTGGCTCGACAGCGATCTGCTCCCTGCCGAGAGTGCAGCTGCCGTCTTGAAGAAGGCCCTGGGCGAGGACGCCAGCCTGTTGTTTCTCAAGCGCAAGGTGCCCTATCTGCAGAGCAGCGTGTTCATGGCCAGAAGGGGCTGTCCGTTCTTCGCGGCGATGGCCCGAAGCCTGCAGGGTTTCGACTACGCCAGCCCCGAGTTCGCTGGTGTCAGCCGTCTGCATCTGATCCACGACCTGTCCTTCGGCCCGGCCCGCTATGCCGACACGCTGGTGCAGCTTTGTGAGCAGCATCAACCAGTGCAGGCTTGTCATCACCAGCTGCCTTGGCTGCAACAGATGCAGTTTCCGCAGTTTTCCCTGTCTTTCTTCAGCGGACCGCTGCTGGTGGCGGGTGGTGGTCATCGCTTGGCCTACAAAACCACCGCAAGCCACTGGAAGGTGTGGGCGCGGCAGCAGGAGGGCGCGTAG
- a CDS encoding sulfotransferase, which produces MPRVVYITSRGHSGSTLLSLLLSGHSRVVSAGELKMLVQPDPQRRLCSCHRLVADACPFWRQVQERVIGAVGVPLAQLALTDQGDASTFARHNGALFAAIAAVSGCDVIVDSSKSLPRLLRLQEACQSGTGSGFELLPIHLHRGPFGSMNSARKRGEELRRAAFNYSRMFFLTREGLRRQRSLRVYYERLAAEPRAEMARVMAWLGLPLEEAQFQWREGVRRDIHGNAMRFGSSAEIRVDQSWRHQLSWRQKLGVFAWTLPVRLRSQWLFQRTRRLIEPGLRPFA; this is translated from the coding sequence ATGCCCCGGGTGGTGTACATCACAAGCCGCGGCCACAGCGGCTCCACCCTGTTGTCGCTGCTGCTCAGCGGTCACAGCCGGGTGGTGAGCGCCGGTGAACTGAAGATGTTGGTGCAGCCCGACCCCCAGCGGCGCCTCTGCAGCTGCCATCGCTTGGTGGCCGATGCCTGCCCGTTCTGGCGTCAGGTGCAGGAGCGGGTGATCGGCGCGGTGGGAGTGCCCTTGGCCCAATTGGCGCTCACCGATCAGGGCGATGCTTCCACGTTCGCGCGCCACAACGGGGCTCTCTTTGCCGCGATTGCGGCGGTGAGCGGCTGCGATGTGATCGTGGATTCCTCCAAGTCGTTGCCGCGTTTGCTGCGACTGCAGGAGGCGTGCCAGAGCGGCACTGGATCCGGTTTCGAACTGCTACCAATTCACCTGCATCGGGGGCCGTTCGGTTCGATGAACAGCGCCCGCAAGCGGGGGGAGGAGCTGCGTCGCGCTGCGTTCAACTACAGCCGAATGTTTTTTCTCACCCGGGAGGGGTTGCGGCGCCAGCGCTCCCTGCGGGTGTATTACGAACGCCTGGCAGCGGAACCGCGCGCCGAGATGGCCCGGGTGATGGCCTGGCTTGGCCTGCCTCTGGAGGAGGCGCAGTTTCAGTGGCGGGAGGGCGTGCGGCGCGACATTCACGGCAACGCCATGCGCTTTGGCAGCTCGGCGGAGATCCGCGTGGATCAGAGCTGGCGCCACCAGCTCAGCTGGCGCCAGAAACTGGGCGTGTTCGCCTGGACCCTGCCGGTGCGGCTGCGCTCGCAGTGGTTGTTTCAGCGCACGCGCCGCCTGATCGAACCGGGCTTACGGCCTTTTGCCTGA
- a CDS encoding HAD family hydrolase has protein sequence MRRLLREWQWRQQRPALAALELLVLDVDGVLTDGGLWFDPAGQLQKRFDVRDGLGIRLLQQAGLNLAFLSGGKGGATEVRARQLGIAHCLVGIKDKPVALAQLQQQLGVTSATTAFLGDDLNDLAVRQQVRLLLAPVDAARPLRRQADAVLHQRGGHGAVRELAERILQARGEWQSLHRHGWRDRND, from the coding sequence ATGCGACGCCTCCTGCGCGAATGGCAATGGCGCCAGCAACGGCCGGCCCTGGCGGCTCTAGAGCTGCTAGTGCTCGATGTGGACGGCGTGCTCACCGACGGCGGCCTCTGGTTCGATCCGGCAGGGCAGCTGCAGAAGCGCTTTGACGTGCGCGATGGCCTCGGCATCCGCCTACTGCAGCAGGCGGGACTCAACCTGGCCTTCCTCAGCGGCGGCAAGGGCGGCGCCACCGAGGTGCGGGCCCGCCAATTGGGCATCGCGCATTGCCTGGTGGGCATCAAGGACAAGCCCGTGGCCCTGGCGCAGCTGCAACAGCAGCTCGGCGTGACCAGCGCCACCACCGCCTTCCTCGGCGATGACCTCAACGACCTGGCCGTGCGCCAGCAGGTGCGCCTGCTGCTGGCACCGGTGGATGCGGCTCGGCCCCTGCGCCGCCAGGCCGATGCCGTGCTTCACCAGCGCGGCGGCCACGGTGCCGTGCGGGAGCTGGCGGAGCGGATCCTGCAGGCCCGCGGCGAATGGCAGAGCCTGCACCGCCACGGCTGGAGAGATCGCAATGACTGA
- the kdsB gene encoding 3-deoxy-manno-octulosonate cytidylyltransferase, with amino-acid sequence MPIQRTIQRTVVAVPARLQSSRLPNKVLAEIGGKPMLQRVLEQCAKASGPAAVVLCTDSDRLQAAAAAWGVPVLMTSPHCSSGSERIASVADQLVALAWDAPVADWDDASRQQRLASTAVINVQGDQPFLDPAVVTAMDAEFRRRDPVPAVVTPVYRLQPDTIHNPAVVKTLLAHDGRALYFSRSAIPHVRDVDPADWHHHSPYWGHVGLYGFRGDVLAAWDQLPASPLEDLERLEQLRLIEAGHTISTFAVEGTSLSVDTPEQLEQARQMAVGQA; translated from the coding sequence ATGCCAATTCAACGCACCATCCAACGCACCGTCGTGGCCGTGCCGGCCCGCCTGCAGTCCTCGCGCCTGCCCAACAAGGTGCTGGCGGAGATCGGCGGCAAGCCCATGCTCCAGCGGGTGCTGGAGCAGTGCGCCAAGGCGTCAGGGCCGGCTGCGGTGGTGCTCTGCACCGACAGCGACCGCCTGCAGGCTGCTGCTGCGGCCTGGGGGGTTCCGGTGTTGATGACTTCGCCGCACTGCAGTTCCGGCAGTGAGCGGATTGCTTCGGTTGCTGATCAACTGGTGGCCCTGGCCTGGGATGCGCCAGTTGCCGACTGGGACGACGCCAGCCGTCAGCAGCGGCTGGCGAGCACTGCGGTGATCAACGTGCAGGGGGACCAGCCGTTTCTGGATCCGGCGGTGGTGACGGCGATGGACGCGGAATTCCGTCGTCGTGACCCGGTGCCGGCGGTGGTGACGCCGGTGTATCGGCTCCAGCCGGACACGATTCACAATCCGGCGGTGGTCAAGACCCTGCTGGCCCACGACGGCCGCGCCCTGTATTTCTCCCGCTCGGCGATCCCCCATGTGCGCGATGTGGATCCGGCCGATTGGCATCACCACAGCCCCTACTGGGGCCATGTGGGCCTCTACGGCTTCCGCGGTGATGTGCTGGCGGCCTGGGATCAGCTACCGGCGTCACCGCTGGAGGATCTGGAGCGGTTGGAGCAGTTGCGCCTGATCGAAGCAGGCCACACGATCAGCACCTTCGCCGTGGAGGGCACTTCCCTGTCGGTCGACACGCCCGAGCAGCTGGAGCAGGCGCGCCAGATGGCAGTGGGTCAAGCCTGA
- a CDS encoding glycosyltransferase, whose amino-acid sequence MALRGTGWMRERWRRVLGRLQPGSECRTTLALDPLGPRRLVGYLGDKDWSLRFIWKDLIATQAMEGVHGLQALDPEQLKDACRGADAHVLVLSHGHLKTVLQAGVPAERVLLYFDHVRLGKRLRGLQGLGAVLAQNWFELELLAIAGAQPETLHHFPVGVDRRLFYPPEAKGDTAAPSRSLDVVFLGQYVPERIASYHRRKRIAFEADLASALVEAGLRVAILGPGWEGAEHPLHADVQCLDLPHAGFGALLRSARLVCSVSAQEGGPLSFLEGLACGCLMVSTMTGFALDFASGSDGVWHVPLRAPREAWVERIQAVLAEEQPQVGSLSAGREQLLQEADFEVLAAKLVDLCWGEVR is encoded by the coding sequence ATGGCACTGCGGGGCACGGGATGGATGCGAGAGCGTTGGCGCCGCGTTCTCGGTCGTTTGCAGCCTGGCTCTGAGTGCAGGACGACGCTTGCGTTGGATCCGTTGGGTCCGCGGCGCCTGGTGGGCTATCTCGGCGATAAAGACTGGAGTCTGCGCTTCATCTGGAAGGATCTGATTGCAACCCAGGCGATGGAGGGGGTGCATGGCCTGCAAGCGCTGGATCCAGAGCAACTCAAGGACGCGTGCCGGGGTGCTGATGCCCACGTGCTGGTGCTGTCGCACGGCCACCTGAAGACGGTGCTGCAGGCGGGCGTGCCGGCGGAGCGGGTGCTGCTGTATTTCGACCACGTGCGCCTGGGCAAGCGGCTGCGCGGTTTGCAGGGGCTCGGTGCCGTGCTCGCCCAGAACTGGTTTGAGCTGGAGCTGCTGGCGATCGCCGGCGCCCAACCGGAGACGCTGCATCACTTCCCGGTGGGTGTGGATCGACGACTCTTCTATCCCCCTGAAGCCAAGGGCGACACCGCTGCGCCCTCCCGCTCGCTCGATGTGGTGTTTCTCGGTCAATACGTGCCAGAACGCATCGCCAGTTACCACCGGCGCAAGCGAATCGCGTTCGAAGCCGACCTGGCCTCAGCCCTGGTAGAGGCCGGGCTGCGGGTGGCGATTCTCGGTCCGGGCTGGGAGGGCGCTGAGCATCCCCTGCATGCCGATGTGCAGTGTCTGGATCTCCCCCATGCCGGCTTCGGGGCGCTGTTGCGCTCCGCCCGCCTGGTCTGTTCAGTCTCGGCGCAGGAGGGCGGGCCGCTTTCTTTTCTGGAGGGGCTGGCCTGCGGTTGCCTGATGGTGTCCACGATGACGGGGTTTGCGCTCGACTTTGCTTCGGGATCGGATGGTGTCTGGCATGTGCCGCTACGGGCTCCAAGGGAGGCCTGGGTGGAGCGCATCCAGGCGGTTCTGGCTGAGGAGCAACCGCAGGTTGGTTCGCTTAGTGCGGGTCGGGAGCAGTTGCTGCAGGAGGCCGATTTTGAGGTGCTGGCCGCCAAGCTCGTGGACCTGTGCTGGGGGGAGGTTCGCTGA